A window of Plasmodium vinckei vinckei genome assembly, chromosome: PVVCY_03 genomic DNA:
tttctttattattaattttaaaattggggggaatattatttgaattttttaaatttacaacattttttatattttttccttgaTTTCGTGCATTTATTATTGATCGAAATTGTTCAGAAGAATTTTGCATTGGATCTATATATCCATAATTATCTTCattaattgtatttttcaaattatttgaatttttttcattattatctatctttaaatttttattattatttacaccTCTAAAACTTATAATACTGTTTGTACTGTGGTTACTACTACTTTTAGTACTATTGCTACTTGTATGGTTGCCactcatatttttattatattcttcaTTTAGTATATAAGATGGATtatctacatttttaatgtttggatatttatcattgcgatatataagttttaatacatttgcatttatatttccattGCTCAtactataattatattttttatttagcaTATTTAGATTAACACTATTTAAACTATAGGgagaaattttatttggtCCTCcccaattattattattattcatacCTCTTGTAATGTCATTACTATTATTGTTTGTTACATTTTGagaatgaaataaattattattggtATTATTTTCTGTTGATAATTGTTCAGGGTTATTTTTCTCAACAGATTGTTCTTCTGAttgatttaaattttgCTTACCATTTAGATCGATATCTTTTCCaaaatttacattattaCCTTGCTCgttcataatattatttgtataataatttacgCCAATATTGGACATCAAATTTTTACgggaaataatatttccaaCTATATGTAATACtggattatttatttccatttttgaattcaaaaaatttccattatttcgtaataaattattagataatagattattatttaagttgtcataatattttaatattttattatcctCATTTCCATCTATGGTATTATTTATTCCGTTGTTAATTGCACCGTTAAACGGGGCAACATTGCCATTACCtatgaatttattttctactTGTTCATTTGGggtattaaaattatctCTACTAATTGAATCTTTAGTAAGAAAATTTCCTTTTACCCTTTTTATAGGCTTGGCTTTACTAGCCATTTTCATTCCTCTATTTTGTggtttttcattttgaattacttttattttattaaactgATTTAACATATCATTtccatcatttttattttgaggattatatatatttgtcaCATCTTCTGAAGTGTTTAAAATAGGATTTGGTTGAATTTGCTCCGAATCATTTTTGGGTATACTATTTTCTCTTGCACTATTTCGACGGCTCATATTACACATAtctaaaacatatttattatattcatttttttcacattcATTTTGGTAGTACATAGGTATGGCTTTGTCTTTATATCCATTTGCCGGTATATTGGTTATATGGCTCTCtgacattttttaattctattttattattatacttatctttcataaaatacaaaacattatattaaaaagttgataattctttttttacatataacttttattatcatactTGATCCATAAAATGAAGTAGCGACTTGAAATACATAAACAATTTGGCATTTATagaataaaattgaaatatataatgtaaataaaacaaattaacaatttaaaaaacgGATAATGCAAagcatatgcatattaccAAACTgtaacttatttttttttttaattcacactgatttatataactacaaagttttatatatttcaataaACATCCATACAAATTGTTAAGAAGTATATGTATAacacatatgcatatacttatgtatattatttattaatgatagacattattaaaaataaattaaaaacattaaggtcaaacaaaaacaaattttcgaagatttatttattttttaattttccatatttatCACATTTTATATGCTACCACACCAACTGTGTCCTTCACTTCCGTTGTGTGATCATATACTTACAATGGCTCCTTAAAATTCAAGACAAGAATATTAAGATTGATAATGGGTTTAgtctattatatatatacatatgcatgAACACACACACGTGaggttatatatatatatgctaaaCACATGTACaagcaaataatatatactacatatataaattactACGCATTctatataacatttttctACAAACtgcatatttattcaaatattaatatacaatattaaatatattctttaaaatttattaacataaaattattttgtatatatcatCATGTAATGTACACGAttgtaattaaaaaaatacaatgatacaaaataaatatattaattggGGGGGACaccatataatttttatagattaaaaaatatatataatacaataaGGGTATATCTTATTTGTGTATATGTGGTTGTAActaaaaagtaataatttatttaaaaaaacatacatacataataCATGTACTTATAAGTATGTCTACTTATAAGATATAACAATATGACTTtggaatatatttatatgaatagTCATACAAAAGTtgcataaatatgtaacttaataaaatattcgtACACAAACTATtatgcaaatatatatatatatatatatatatatctataaaaaatatatgctcctaatatgtatttatgaatatatatatatatatatatatatatatatatatgcatgaactatataaatatagtataattatttatcaatatagataatacatatataataacattGTGTAAGGTCTAACAATAATCTATATGATTTTTAGTTAGTGACttggttttttttttttttttttttttttttaaaaatatattacatgtTCATacgatttttatatattttttattatagctatttttatatttttaatagttttaatatataaaattaatgaatttaatataaaaaaaattatataattatcattaataatattaatatatatatttatatggttttatttattttttatatttccttaacttatatataaagcctttatttttgtaaggGGCCCAAACCtatagctatttttttatcagccgtattttgttttatgtACGCATGTGCatatcatataattttataaaaaaaaaaaaatatattattctatacttttaataaaataaatattcaaaaaaaaatgtaaaatacgtatatacatatttataagtttataaaatattttttgatatataacattttatattttcttaacttttaaataataaattttctattttttttaattatatattatattgcttttttaatattattccGTTGAATTGACAAGAGggaataattttattattataaaccCTCATAAAACAACAAATTTAGGAAAAcatacatttattattatatagagaaatattaaaaaatgtgaaaaaattatccattttaatatataaatgggcatatctataaatactaaaatataaaacaactGAATGAGTAAGAAAAATTGTACAATATTTCATTCAGCTTAGTATGGGTATCGTTAAAAAGGGACTTATGTATATGATAAAACTagtatatcatatatagcAACATTCTCATCCTATAATCATTGTATAGTCACGTTTTTATGATTAAAAGTATAGTACATAGGTCCCGTTGTAATATGACAAAACGGGGGTCTTTCTTTTCTTTCCATGTTCAAATGAAAGcagtttaaaaaattttaaatggttgttacaaaaaatgtgGTTGTATagttttttgtttttttggataaatttaaaaaatataatgcattttataaatataaattaaaacaaataaatttaagaCAAAGGAAGTGGGAAAAAACGTGAAAAATAACGTGAAAAAAGTAGAAAAAATGCTATTCCTTCCAATGATAATTGCAATTAAcgcaaatataaaaaagtgtaCTAGGCTCATCGGCTGATCGTATTTGCAAACtgtaaaaatatgcttCATCATGTGTGCATTTTGGGCATATagctaaaataaaaaaaaaaataaaatataaattataaataatatagaaagaaaaatacggacattttttaattcatataataaatatggagAATATAAATCCGTATATATTGTCATAatattgtttaaaaaatgataaaatttgaataaaatattttacctTGGGTTTTggacatatttttattattcatatcaACAGCATCCAAGGGAATTGTTTTGTTAAATTCGGTGCAATCATATTtgttgtatattttattttttattttgtatttgaAATTGCATGTTTTACAGTAAAGGTATACTCCATTTTCAACATGAACTAAAACAATGTTATGACAATTAGGACAAAAAAAAGCCATGTGATAAAAAcaagtttatatataagcaAACAAAATGTTCAAActagtttttttaaaataaacatgCCTAAAATTAGATTTCTTGTCTATTCCTTtggaaatataaacatccttgttttattattacacttaaattttattaaaataaatatatagagaaTTATAATAGGCTATATTCGAGTCAGAGACTTTGTACTGTTTGTATTTTTCTCTTCTCGTTTGTTTCTACTCAATAATATgtgttattatttgttcttataaaaaataggtatccaaaataatgaatataactGGGTATATCTCATTCTCTCTCTTCTTATatagttatataaattaaaccaaacaaatttatgtaatataaatttcttGTCCctaatttaaaaacacaaattgtatatttttaatgtatGTCAGCTAGAAAaaatccaaaaaaaaaagtacaGTTCTCCTTTTATTCATATGattataaacaatattgttaatattttttactaaaaaaaatattgtttaaactttttaaaaatataaattaagaTTTGTTTTCCAGctaactattttttttcgtctTCTCTTTTGATgttgtataattttgaagaaaaaaaaaatttctttttctttgataatatgtaaaggaataaaattatttatatgatataaaaatattttattattctaatttaaaaaatattgttgtactttcttttttttttctcaaaatatatatgtatgcatatttccatattatatattttttatatatttcatttgccggctttataaaatattctccCCTTCCAATAAAATCACTAATATGCTACGCCGATTTGTttgaaacaaaataatttaaaaagaacAAAAGGGAATATATTGCtactaattttattttatctacTATTCAATagttctttcttttttcttcgCTTGTCATGGAAAACCTAAAAAACATTTCCCCAATCGATGGGAGGTACAAAAAATCTTGCATAGAAATTTCCGAATACTTCTCAGAATATGCtctaataaaatataggaTATATGTAGAAATACAATggcttatttttttaagtgaaaaggaatttttttttaaacagcTAAGTGTAAAAGCAATTGATGagttacaaaaaatagcaGATATAAATGATGAAGACGTATTAAGATTGAAAAAGATTGAAGAAGAAACAAATCATGATGTTAAAGCAGccgaatattttattaaagaaaaaataaatcaaaataatggtgagcttgttaatataaaagagtatgtacattatttatgtactagtgaagatataaataatatagcatatggtatatgtataaaatcgtgtttaaataatataataatacctCATATagagaaaataatgaatcgATTAAAAGATTTAGCATCTGAACATAGTCAGGTTGCTATATTATCTAGAACCCATGGTCAACCTGCATCTGCAACAACCTTTGGAAAAGAAATGGCTAACTATTTTGATAGATTAAAAAGACATTTATccacattaaaaaatataaaaatatatggaaaatttAATGGGGCAGTTGGTAATTTTAATGCCCATAAAATagctaataataatattgattggataaataatataaaatattttatagaaaaatattttaatattaattatagtTTATATTGTACACAAATACAAGATCatgattatatatgtgaaaTTTCAGATGCATTAGGAAGAATTAATTCTACACTTTTAGATTTATCTATAGATATATggctatatatatcaaataatttattaaaattaaaacatgtcaaaaatgaaataggTAGTAGTACTATGCCTCATAAAATAAACCCAATTGATTTTGAAAATGCTGAAGGAAATTTACATCTAGCTAATGCACTTTTTAAAGCATTCAGTGCAAAACTCTCTATAAGTAGATTACAGAGAGATTTATCAGATTCAACAGTCTTACGAAATATTGGGAGTTCATATGCTTATTCTCTTATTGCTTATAAATCAATTTTAAGAGGTTTAGCAAAAATTGATATTAACGAACTAGCAGCATGTCAAGagttaaataataattggaGTACCCTAGCTGAACCCGTtcaaattgttttaaaaaattttaattttccaaATGCATatgaagaattaaaaaattttacacGTGGAAAAACTGTTGATAAAGAATTAATGCAAGAGTATATTAAAACTAAATCGGAATTCATACCATCAAATGCTATGAGCCAATTGTTAGAACTTACTCCTAACACATATATAGGATATGCTGATTATTTAGCTAAGAATGTTGATAAAATGGAATGATCACATTTCAAAACAATATACCTTAAAAATCGagattaaaatatttgtcttataaatttaaaaatgttaaaaagTATTAAAACAATCAGgtgaatatattattcaaaaagTTGGTAAAtcagcaaaaaaaaaaaaaataaatgtaataataaaaattaatataataatgatattataGTAATAGCAATCATTATAATTCCGCAAAAACCGTAATTTATTGAATCTGCACTGAGCAACCCAATACAGCTAGTACCATTGAATTTATATCCTTCTGGGCATGAGCATTTTATTGCGCcattttgcattttttcaCATATTAGACCTTCTCCACAGCCTCCATTATTCACATTACAATCACCATCATATTCTTCATCATCATCTTCTTcgtcttcttcttcttcttcttcacTAGAAAGAAGAGTAACTTTTTCTCCTGCAGGTTGACTTTCAGTACCATTTGTGCTATCTGTAATAATACGAAGGAGAGAAATGAAGAccttgtatttttttttcattttgtatttttcgttttacaattcttatattttacCTGGCTGTGCTACGTCACTTTGAGTAGTTTCAGTTTTAGCGGGTGCAGCTGGAGTTTCAACTTGACTACTTGTATTTTCAGTTTGACTTGCATTTTCAGATGTACCTTGAGATTTTTCTGCATTTTCACCACTTTTTTGATCTGATGTGTTTGTACCCCCGTCGCTAGTAGTTGGGTTTGAATCAGTATTACCATCAGTTTGATTCGAACCTTCTTCTGTGTTATTAGAGGGTGTATTTCCTAAAATTCTA
This region includes:
- a CDS encoding merozoite surface protein 4/5, putative, with translation MKIVNYLSAINLFVVLLMSFKTAHDTSLIHTNKYAHNMLCNSRILGNTPSNNTEEGSNQTDGNTDSNPTTSDGGTNTSDQKSGENAEKSQGTSENASQTENTSSQVETPAAPAKTETTQSDVAQPDSTNGTESQPAGEKVTLLSSEEEEEEDEEDDDEEYDGDCNVNNGGCGEGLICEKMQNGAIKCSCPEGYKFNGTSCIGLLSADSINYGFCGIIMIAITIISLLY
- a CDS encoding DNA-directed RNA polymerase III subunit RPC10, putative, encoding MAFFCPNCHNIVLVHVENGVYLYCKTCNFKYKIKNKIYNKYDCTEFNKTIPLDAVDMNNKNMSKTQAICPKCTHDEAYFYSLQIRSADEPSTLFYICVNCNYHWKE
- a CDS encoding adenylosuccinate lyase, putative, which codes for MENLKNISPIDGRYKKSCIEISEYFSEYALIKYRIYVEIQWLIFLSEKEFFFKQLSVKAIDELQKIADINDEDVLRLKKIEEETNHDVKAAEYFIKEKINQNNGELVNIKEYVHYLCTSEDINNIAYGICIKSCLNNIIIPHIEKIMNRLKDLASEHSQVAILSRTHGQPASATTFGKEMANYFDRLKRHLSTLKNIKIYGKFNGAVGNFNAHKIANNNIDWINNIKYFIEKYFNINYSLYCTQIQDHDYICEISDALGRINSTLLDLSIDIWLYISNNLLKLKHVKNEIGSSTMPHKINPIDFENAEGNLHLANALFKAFSAKLSISRLQRDLSDSTVLRNIGSSYAYSLIAYKSILRGLAKIDINELAACQELNNNWSTLAEPVQIVLKNFNFPNAYEELKNFTRGKTVDKELMQEYIKTKSEFIPSNAMSQLLELTPNTYIGYADYLAKNVDKME